The Chloroflexota bacterium genome has a window encoding:
- a CDS encoding alcohol dehydrogenase catalytic domain-containing protein, giving the protein MRAAVFEGQGRLVIRDVPDPLPGPDEVLIEVEACGVCGSDVQIINVPPGHPSTPPVIIGHEFVGWIRAAGSAVGDPAIGARVVVDPDPKCGECLPCRSGRPANCMNIVALGVHRDGALARYVTTPANTVYPISADVRTELAALVEPLACVVNGTIRAALRPGETVVVFGAGAIGCLFIAVLRASGASRIVAVEPSVHRAPVARAVGADVVVTPDEWAAQRLELMPGGADVVVDAVGSVLPQAIEAAAVGARVVIFGMNGNARPAVHQVEIVEKGLSILGSYISNFTFPAAIRLVESGQLNLAPMISATIPLDETVAGIARIRSGEAVKIVIKP; this is encoded by the coding sequence ATGCGCGCTGCGGTCTTCGAAGGTCAGGGCCGGCTCGTCATCCGTGACGTTCCCGATCCGCTGCCCGGGCCGGATGAGGTCCTGATCGAGGTCGAGGCCTGCGGCGTCTGCGGGTCCGACGTGCAGATCATCAATGTCCCACCCGGCCATCCGTCCACCCCACCGGTGATCATCGGCCACGAGTTCGTGGGCTGGATCCGGGCGGCAGGCTCGGCCGTCGGCGATCCGGCGATCGGCGCACGTGTCGTCGTGGATCCTGATCCCAAGTGCGGGGAGTGCCTGCCCTGCCGTTCCGGGCGACCGGCGAACTGCATGAACATCGTCGCCCTCGGGGTCCATCGCGACGGGGCCCTGGCGAGGTACGTCACCACGCCGGCCAACACCGTGTATCCGATCTCGGCGGACGTTCGGACCGAGCTGGCCGCCCTCGTTGAGCCGCTCGCCTGCGTCGTGAACGGAACAATCCGCGCGGCCCTCCGGCCGGGCGAGACGGTCGTCGTGTTCGGGGCCGGTGCCATCGGCTGCCTGTTCATCGCCGTCCTGCGCGCGTCGGGCGCGAGCCGGATCGTGGCGGTCGAGCCCAGCGTCCATCGGGCGCCGGTCGCGCGCGCCGTGGGAGCAGACGTGGTGGTGACCCCGGACGAGTGGGCGGCCCAGCGCCTGGAGCTCATGCCGGGCGGCGCCGACGTGGTCGTGGACGCCGTCGGCAGCGTGCTGCCGCAGGCGATCGAGGCGGCCGCGGTGGGTGCGCGGGTCGTGATCTTCGGGATGAACGGGAACGCCCGCCCCGCGGTCCACCAGGTGGAGATCGTCGAGAAGGGCCTGTCCATCCTGGGTTCGTACATCTCCAACTTCACGTTCCCGGCCGCGATCCGGCTGGTGGAGAGTGGCCAGCTCAACCTGGCGCCCATGATCAGCGCGACGATCCCGCTCGACGAGACGGTGGCCGGGATCGCCCGGATCCGCTCGGGCGAGGCCGTGAAAATCGTGATCAAGCCCTGA